In a genomic window of Punica granatum isolate Tunisia-2019 chromosome 6, ASM765513v2, whole genome shotgun sequence:
- the LOC116210611 gene encoding peroxisomal (S)-2-hydroxy-acid oxidase GLO4-like isoform X1 codes for MTSRNMAVEPVNVNEFQELARQVLPKMYYDFYSGGAEDQYTLDENIQAYHRITFRPRVLIDVSRISLSTTILGHHVSAPILIAPTAMHKLAHPEGEVATARAAASCNTIMVLSFGSTCTIEEVASSCDAVRFCQLYIYKRRDLSALVVQRAERNGFKAIVLTVDAPRLGRREADIRNKMVAPQVKNFEGLLPTDVVSDKGSDFQAYAEATLDPSFSWKDIGWLRSITNLPILIKGILTREDAIKAMEVGIAGIIVSNHGARQLDYSPATISVLEEVVHAVQGKVPVLIDGGIRRGTDVFKALALGAQAVLIGRPIIYGLAVKGEYGVRRVTEMLRDELELTMALSGCPSVNDITRSHVMTERDRARSMF; via the exons ATGACATCCA GGAACATGGCCGTGGAACCGGTGAATGTGAATGAGTTCCAAGAATTGGCTAGGCAAGTCCTTCCGAAGATGTACTATGACTTCTACAGTGGAGGAGCCGAGGACCAGTATACACTtgatgaaaatatccaagcaTATCACAGGATAAC GTTTCGTCCGAGAGTTCTTATTGATGTAAGCAGAATCAGTTTATCAACTACCATACTCGGTCACCATGTCTCCGCCCCCATTTTAATTGCTCCGACTGCTATGCATAAGTTGGCCCATCCCGAAG GAGAGGTTGCTACTGCTAGAGCTGCTGCTAGTTGTAACACGATCATG GTTTTGTCTTTTGGGTCTACTTGCACCATTGAGGAGGTTGCTTCAAGTTGCGATGCTGTTCGGTTTTGCCAGCTATAT ATTTATAAGAGACGGGATTTATCAGCTCTAGTAGTGCAGCGAGCTGAAAGAAACGGGTTCAAGGCTATCGTGCTCACTGTCGATGCGCCCCGACTAGGCAGAAGAGAGGCGGACATTAGGAATAA AATGGTAGCACCTCAGGTGAAGAATTTTGAAGGTCTATTGCCGACAGATGTCGTCTCA GATAAGGGTTCAGATTTTCAAGCTTATGCTGAGGCTACCTTGGATCCCTCCTTCTCTTGGAAG GACATTGGATGGTTAAGATCAATCACAAACTTGCCAATTCTGATAAAGGGAATACTTACTCGTGAAGATG CAATTAAGGCAATGGAAGTAGGCATTGCTGGGATAATCGTTTCTAACCATGGAGCTCGACAGCTGGATTATTCTCCAGCTACCATTTCTGTCCTCGAAGAG GTTGTTCATGCAGTTCAAGGGAAAGTCCCCGTTCTCATTGATGGAGGAATAAGGCGGGGAACCGATGTTTTCAAGGCATTAGCTCTTGGTGCACAAGCTGTACTC ATTGGAAGGCCAATTATCTATGGATTAGCAGTGAAAGGGGAATATGGCGTGAGACGGGTCACCGAGATGCTGAGGGACGAGCTCGAGCTCACAATGGCCCTCTCGGGCTGCCCGAGCGTGAATGATATTACAAGGAGCCACGTGATGACAGAACGTGATAGAGCCCGTTCCATGTTTTGA
- the LOC116210611 gene encoding peroxisomal (S)-2-hydroxy-acid oxidase GLO4-like isoform X2, whose amino-acid sequence MAVEPVNVNEFQELARQVLPKMYYDFYSGGAEDQYTLDENIQAYHRITFRPRVLIDVSRISLSTTILGHHVSAPILIAPTAMHKLAHPEGEVATARAAASCNTIMVLSFGSTCTIEEVASSCDAVRFCQLYIYKRRDLSALVVQRAERNGFKAIVLTVDAPRLGRREADIRNKMVAPQVKNFEGLLPTDVVSDKGSDFQAYAEATLDPSFSWKDIGWLRSITNLPILIKGILTREDAIKAMEVGIAGIIVSNHGARQLDYSPATISVLEEVVHAVQGKVPVLIDGGIRRGTDVFKALALGAQAVLIGRPIIYGLAVKGEYGVRRVTEMLRDELELTMALSGCPSVNDITRSHVMTERDRARSMF is encoded by the exons ATGGCCGTGGAACCGGTGAATGTGAATGAGTTCCAAGAATTGGCTAGGCAAGTCCTTCCGAAGATGTACTATGACTTCTACAGTGGAGGAGCCGAGGACCAGTATACACTtgatgaaaatatccaagcaTATCACAGGATAAC GTTTCGTCCGAGAGTTCTTATTGATGTAAGCAGAATCAGTTTATCAACTACCATACTCGGTCACCATGTCTCCGCCCCCATTTTAATTGCTCCGACTGCTATGCATAAGTTGGCCCATCCCGAAG GAGAGGTTGCTACTGCTAGAGCTGCTGCTAGTTGTAACACGATCATG GTTTTGTCTTTTGGGTCTACTTGCACCATTGAGGAGGTTGCTTCAAGTTGCGATGCTGTTCGGTTTTGCCAGCTATAT ATTTATAAGAGACGGGATTTATCAGCTCTAGTAGTGCAGCGAGCTGAAAGAAACGGGTTCAAGGCTATCGTGCTCACTGTCGATGCGCCCCGACTAGGCAGAAGAGAGGCGGACATTAGGAATAA AATGGTAGCACCTCAGGTGAAGAATTTTGAAGGTCTATTGCCGACAGATGTCGTCTCA GATAAGGGTTCAGATTTTCAAGCTTATGCTGAGGCTACCTTGGATCCCTCCTTCTCTTGGAAG GACATTGGATGGTTAAGATCAATCACAAACTTGCCAATTCTGATAAAGGGAATACTTACTCGTGAAGATG CAATTAAGGCAATGGAAGTAGGCATTGCTGGGATAATCGTTTCTAACCATGGAGCTCGACAGCTGGATTATTCTCCAGCTACCATTTCTGTCCTCGAAGAG GTTGTTCATGCAGTTCAAGGGAAAGTCCCCGTTCTCATTGATGGAGGAATAAGGCGGGGAACCGATGTTTTCAAGGCATTAGCTCTTGGTGCACAAGCTGTACTC ATTGGAAGGCCAATTATCTATGGATTAGCAGTGAAAGGGGAATATGGCGTGAGACGGGTCACCGAGATGCTGAGGGACGAGCTCGAGCTCACAATGGCCCTCTCGGGCTGCCCGAGCGTGAATGATATTACAAGGAGCCACGTGATGACAGAACGTGATAGAGCCCGTTCCATGTTTTGA
- the LOC116210617 gene encoding zinc finger CCCH domain-containing protein 62-like, whose amino-acid sequence MFQQNVYHDQFNLASRSANGPPIGKRIVAGRIIKESYGSAKQQQTFTIEVLWSKGEKPLPPLHPLFIKGRNLYRFNTMRQRWEDEAEREKLLMEKHSRGSLARSDREARLREKERRKALKAERYKDINAWLAMKKKEKVNCARSGSTFTMKNNTVRAPKAGPFVTNSDLRIPPIALGLVRNRAVHAHGPQVPIILQHPQGGQDQHHHAAWKNPGISQSFPGRKQVLRHNYLGSPTLCPSNSAHIQNRDGHPLANVNQYPRIGTQGRAESHKRQLCRHFNKGMCHFGDNCKFLYE is encoded by the exons ATGTTTCAACAGaatgtttatcatgatca GTTCAACCTTGCGTCACGGAGTGCTAATGGTCCACCAATTGGCAAGAGAATTGTCGCAGGTCGCATTATCAAGGAAAGCTATGGTTCTGCTAAGCAACAACAAACATTCACA ATAGAAGTTCTTTGGAGCAAAGGAGAAAAGCCGCTGCCTCCTCTTCATCCTTTGTTCATTAAAGGTCGAAATCTTTATCGGTTCAACACTATGAGACAG AGATGGGAGGATGAAGCAGAAAGAGAAAAACTTTTGATGGAAAAGCACTCTAGAGGTTCTTTAGCAAGGTCTGATAGGGAAGCACGACTACGGGAGAAGGAACGGAGGAAAGCATTGAAAGCAGAAAGATACAAAGATATTAATGCCTG GTTAGCAatgaaaaagaaggaaaaggtcAATTGCGCTCGGTCAGGTTCCACCTTcacaatgaaaaataatactGTTCGAGCTCCAAAAGCAGGTCCTTTTGTTACTAATTCCGACCTAAGGATTCCACCTATAGCATTAGGACTTGTCAGGAACCGAGCGGTACATGCTCATGGTCCTCAAGTTCCGATTATTCTGCAGCATCCACAAGGAGGACAAGATCAACATCATCATGCTGCTTGGAAGAATCCTGGGATCTCACAGAGCTTTCCTGGAAGAAAGCAAGTTTTGCGCCATAACTATTTGGGAAGCCCCACACTCTGTCCCAGCAATTCTGCTCATATCCAGAACAGGGACGGGCACCCATTGGCGAACGTGAACCAATATCCGAGGATTGGAACACAGGGGCGAGCAGAATCACATAAGAGGCAGTTGTGCCGACACTTCAACAAGGGAATGTGCCACTTTGGAGATAACTGCAAGTTCTTGTACGAGTAG
- the LOC116210612 gene encoding peroxisomal (S)-2-hydroxy-acid oxidase GLO4-like isoform X2, which translates to MAVEPVNVNEFQELARQVLPKMYYDFYSGGAEDQYTLDENIQAYHRITFRPRVLIDVSRISLSTTILGHHVSAPILIAPTAMHKLAHPEGEVATARAAATCNTIMVLSFTSTSTIEEVASSCDAVRFCQLYIYKRRDLSALVVQRAERNGFKAIVLTVDTPRLGRREADIRNKMVAPQVKNFEGLLPTDVVSDKGSDLQAYAEATFDPSFSWKDIGWLRSITNLPILIKGILTREDAIKAMEVGVAGIIVSNHGARQLDYSPATISVLEEVVHAVQGKVPVLVDGGIRRGTDVFKALALGAQAVLIGRPIIYGLAVKGEYGVRRVIEMLRDELELTMALSGCASVNDITRSHVITERDRARSML; encoded by the exons ATGGCTGTGGAACCGGTGAATGTGAATGAGTTCCAAGAATTGGCTAGGCAAGTCCTTCCGAAGATGTACTATGACTTCTACAGTGGAGGAGCCGAGGACCAGTATACACTtgatgaaaatatccaagcaTATCACAGGATAAC GTTTCGTCCGAGAGTTCTTATTGATGTAAGCAGAATCAGTTTATCAACTACCATACTCGGCCACCATGTCTCCGCCCCCATTTTAATTGCTCCGACTGCTATGCATAAGTTGGCCCATCCAGAAG GAGAGGTTGCTACTGCTAGAGCTGCTGCTACTTGTAACACGATCATG GTTTTGTCTTTTACGTCTACTAGCACCATTGAGGAGGTTGCTTCAAGTTGTGATGCTGTTCGGTTTTGCCAGTTATAT ATTTATAAGAGACGGGATTTATCAGCTCTAGTAGTGCAGCGAGCTGAAAGAAACGGGTTCAAGGCTATCGTGCTCACTGTCGATACGCCCCGACTAGGCAGAAGAGAGGCGGACATTAGGAATAA AATGGTAGCACCTCAGGTGAAGAATTTTGAAGGTCTATTGCCGACAGATGTCGTCTCA GATAAGGGTTCAGATTTACAAGCTTATGCTGAGGCTACCTTCGACCCCTCCTTCTCTTGGAAG GACATTGGATGGCTAAGATCAATCACAAACTTGCCAATTCTGATCAAGGGAATACTTACTCGTGAAGATG CAATTAAGGCAATGGAAGTAGGCGTTGCAGGGATAATCGTATCTAACCATGGAGCTCGACAGCTGGATTACTCTCCGGCTACCATTTCTGTCCTCGAAGAG GTTGTTCATGCAGTTCAAGGGAAAGTTCCCGTTCTCGTTGATGGAGGAATAAGGCGAGGAACTGATGTTTTCAAGGCGTTAGCTCTCGGTGCACAAGCTGTACTC ATTGGAAGGCCTATTATCTATGGACTAGCAGTGAAAGGGGAGTATGGGGTGAGACGGGTCATCGAGATGCTTAGGGACGAGCTCGAGCTCACAATGGCCCTCTCAGGCTGCGCGAGCGTGAATGATATTACAAGGAGCCACGTGATAACAGAACGTGATAGAGCCCGCTCCATGCTTTGA
- the LOC116210612 gene encoding peroxisomal (S)-2-hydroxy-acid oxidase GLO4-like isoform X1 translates to MTSRNMAVEPVNVNEFQELARQVLPKMYYDFYSGGAEDQYTLDENIQAYHRITFRPRVLIDVSRISLSTTILGHHVSAPILIAPTAMHKLAHPEGEVATARAAATCNTIMVLSFTSTSTIEEVASSCDAVRFCQLYIYKRRDLSALVVQRAERNGFKAIVLTVDTPRLGRREADIRNKMVAPQVKNFEGLLPTDVVSDKGSDLQAYAEATFDPSFSWKDIGWLRSITNLPILIKGILTREDAIKAMEVGVAGIIVSNHGARQLDYSPATISVLEEVVHAVQGKVPVLVDGGIRRGTDVFKALALGAQAVLIGRPIIYGLAVKGEYGVRRVIEMLRDELELTMALSGCASVNDITRSHVITERDRARSML, encoded by the exons ATGACATCCA GGAACATGGCTGTGGAACCGGTGAATGTGAATGAGTTCCAAGAATTGGCTAGGCAAGTCCTTCCGAAGATGTACTATGACTTCTACAGTGGAGGAGCCGAGGACCAGTATACACTtgatgaaaatatccaagcaTATCACAGGATAAC GTTTCGTCCGAGAGTTCTTATTGATGTAAGCAGAATCAGTTTATCAACTACCATACTCGGCCACCATGTCTCCGCCCCCATTTTAATTGCTCCGACTGCTATGCATAAGTTGGCCCATCCAGAAG GAGAGGTTGCTACTGCTAGAGCTGCTGCTACTTGTAACACGATCATG GTTTTGTCTTTTACGTCTACTAGCACCATTGAGGAGGTTGCTTCAAGTTGTGATGCTGTTCGGTTTTGCCAGTTATAT ATTTATAAGAGACGGGATTTATCAGCTCTAGTAGTGCAGCGAGCTGAAAGAAACGGGTTCAAGGCTATCGTGCTCACTGTCGATACGCCCCGACTAGGCAGAAGAGAGGCGGACATTAGGAATAA AATGGTAGCACCTCAGGTGAAGAATTTTGAAGGTCTATTGCCGACAGATGTCGTCTCA GATAAGGGTTCAGATTTACAAGCTTATGCTGAGGCTACCTTCGACCCCTCCTTCTCTTGGAAG GACATTGGATGGCTAAGATCAATCACAAACTTGCCAATTCTGATCAAGGGAATACTTACTCGTGAAGATG CAATTAAGGCAATGGAAGTAGGCGTTGCAGGGATAATCGTATCTAACCATGGAGCTCGACAGCTGGATTACTCTCCGGCTACCATTTCTGTCCTCGAAGAG GTTGTTCATGCAGTTCAAGGGAAAGTTCCCGTTCTCGTTGATGGAGGAATAAGGCGAGGAACTGATGTTTTCAAGGCGTTAGCTCTCGGTGCACAAGCTGTACTC ATTGGAAGGCCTATTATCTATGGACTAGCAGTGAAAGGGGAGTATGGGGTGAGACGGGTCATCGAGATGCTTAGGGACGAGCTCGAGCTCACAATGGCCCTCTCAGGCTGCGCGAGCGTGAATGATATTACAAGGAGCCACGTGATAACAGAACGTGATAGAGCCCGCTCCATGCTTTGA
- the LOC116210612 gene encoding peroxisomal (S)-2-hydroxy-acid oxidase GLO4-like isoform X3 gives MTSRNMAVEPVNVNEFQELARQVLPKMYYDFYSGGAEDQYTLDENIQAYHRITFRPRVLIDVSRISLSTTILGHHVSAPILIAPTAMHKLAHPEGEVATARAAATCNTIMIYKRRDLSALVVQRAERNGFKAIVLTVDTPRLGRREADIRNKMVAPQVKNFEGLLPTDVVSDKGSDLQAYAEATFDPSFSWKDIGWLRSITNLPILIKGILTREDAIKAMEVGVAGIIVSNHGARQLDYSPATISVLEEVVHAVQGKVPVLVDGGIRRGTDVFKALALGAQAVLIGRPIIYGLAVKGEYGVRRVIEMLRDELELTMALSGCASVNDITRSHVITERDRARSML, from the exons ATGACATCCA GGAACATGGCTGTGGAACCGGTGAATGTGAATGAGTTCCAAGAATTGGCTAGGCAAGTCCTTCCGAAGATGTACTATGACTTCTACAGTGGAGGAGCCGAGGACCAGTATACACTtgatgaaaatatccaagcaTATCACAGGATAAC GTTTCGTCCGAGAGTTCTTATTGATGTAAGCAGAATCAGTTTATCAACTACCATACTCGGCCACCATGTCTCCGCCCCCATTTTAATTGCTCCGACTGCTATGCATAAGTTGGCCCATCCAGAAG GAGAGGTTGCTACTGCTAGAGCTGCTGCTACTTGTAACACGATCATG ATTTATAAGAGACGGGATTTATCAGCTCTAGTAGTGCAGCGAGCTGAAAGAAACGGGTTCAAGGCTATCGTGCTCACTGTCGATACGCCCCGACTAGGCAGAAGAGAGGCGGACATTAGGAATAA AATGGTAGCACCTCAGGTGAAGAATTTTGAAGGTCTATTGCCGACAGATGTCGTCTCA GATAAGGGTTCAGATTTACAAGCTTATGCTGAGGCTACCTTCGACCCCTCCTTCTCTTGGAAG GACATTGGATGGCTAAGATCAATCACAAACTTGCCAATTCTGATCAAGGGAATACTTACTCGTGAAGATG CAATTAAGGCAATGGAAGTAGGCGTTGCAGGGATAATCGTATCTAACCATGGAGCTCGACAGCTGGATTACTCTCCGGCTACCATTTCTGTCCTCGAAGAG GTTGTTCATGCAGTTCAAGGGAAAGTTCCCGTTCTCGTTGATGGAGGAATAAGGCGAGGAACTGATGTTTTCAAGGCGTTAGCTCTCGGTGCACAAGCTGTACTC ATTGGAAGGCCTATTATCTATGGACTAGCAGTGAAAGGGGAGTATGGGGTGAGACGGGTCATCGAGATGCTTAGGGACGAGCTCGAGCTCACAATGGCCCTCTCAGGCTGCGCGAGCGTGAATGATATTACAAGGAGCCACGTGATAACAGAACGTGATAGAGCCCGCTCCATGCTTTGA
- the LOC116210612 gene encoding peroxisomal (S)-2-hydroxy-acid oxidase GLO4-like isoform X4, whose amino-acid sequence MAVEPVNVNEFQELARQVLPKMYYDFYSGGAEDQYTLDENIQAYHRITFRPRVLIDVSRISLSTTILGHHVSAPILIAPTAMHKLAHPEGEVATARAAATCNTIMIYKRRDLSALVVQRAERNGFKAIVLTVDTPRLGRREADIRNKMVAPQVKNFEGLLPTDVVSDKGSDLQAYAEATFDPSFSWKDIGWLRSITNLPILIKGILTREDAIKAMEVGVAGIIVSNHGARQLDYSPATISVLEEVVHAVQGKVPVLVDGGIRRGTDVFKALALGAQAVLIGRPIIYGLAVKGEYGVRRVIEMLRDELELTMALSGCASVNDITRSHVITERDRARSML is encoded by the exons ATGGCTGTGGAACCGGTGAATGTGAATGAGTTCCAAGAATTGGCTAGGCAAGTCCTTCCGAAGATGTACTATGACTTCTACAGTGGAGGAGCCGAGGACCAGTATACACTtgatgaaaatatccaagcaTATCACAGGATAAC GTTTCGTCCGAGAGTTCTTATTGATGTAAGCAGAATCAGTTTATCAACTACCATACTCGGCCACCATGTCTCCGCCCCCATTTTAATTGCTCCGACTGCTATGCATAAGTTGGCCCATCCAGAAG GAGAGGTTGCTACTGCTAGAGCTGCTGCTACTTGTAACACGATCATG ATTTATAAGAGACGGGATTTATCAGCTCTAGTAGTGCAGCGAGCTGAAAGAAACGGGTTCAAGGCTATCGTGCTCACTGTCGATACGCCCCGACTAGGCAGAAGAGAGGCGGACATTAGGAATAA AATGGTAGCACCTCAGGTGAAGAATTTTGAAGGTCTATTGCCGACAGATGTCGTCTCA GATAAGGGTTCAGATTTACAAGCTTATGCTGAGGCTACCTTCGACCCCTCCTTCTCTTGGAAG GACATTGGATGGCTAAGATCAATCACAAACTTGCCAATTCTGATCAAGGGAATACTTACTCGTGAAGATG CAATTAAGGCAATGGAAGTAGGCGTTGCAGGGATAATCGTATCTAACCATGGAGCTCGACAGCTGGATTACTCTCCGGCTACCATTTCTGTCCTCGAAGAG GTTGTTCATGCAGTTCAAGGGAAAGTTCCCGTTCTCGTTGATGGAGGAATAAGGCGAGGAACTGATGTTTTCAAGGCGTTAGCTCTCGGTGCACAAGCTGTACTC ATTGGAAGGCCTATTATCTATGGACTAGCAGTGAAAGGGGAGTATGGGGTGAGACGGGTCATCGAGATGCTTAGGGACGAGCTCGAGCTCACAATGGCCCTCTCAGGCTGCGCGAGCGTGAATGATATTACAAGGAGCCACGTGATAACAGAACGTGATAGAGCCCGCTCCATGCTTTGA
- the LOC116210608 gene encoding zinc finger CCCH domain-containing protein 62-like isoform X2, translating to MTYPVQITIPTTAIRATTSSKMLTPGSPTSQSRRKANSDSSDEGDAIEVIVPELDEKDQKSLEIVQILIEDGDVDKLKVDQCKVYLRKNGLRLTGTKETLIKRIKEHLQITNGGGEKKYPPSSFVINCKGDACIGDVVMFQQNVYYDQFNLASRSASGPPIGKRIVTGRIIKESYGSAKQQHTFTIEVLWSKGEKPLPPLHPLLIKGRNLYRFDTMRQRWEDEAERQKNLMEKHSRGSLARSDREARLREKERRKALKAERLAMKKKEKVNCARSGSTFTMKNNTIRAPKAGPFVTNSDPRIPPRALGLVRNRAVHAHGPQDLVILQHPQGGQDQNHHAAWKNPGISQSFPGRKEVLCHNYLGSSTLCPSNSTHIQNRDRHPLANVNQYPRIGTQGRVEAHKRQLCRHFNKGRCHFGDNCKFLHE from the exons ATGACATATCCGGTTCAGATTACGATTCCGACGACAGCGATCCGAGCTACGACATCCTCGAAGATGCTCACTCCAGGTTCTCCAACCTCTCAGTCAAGAAGAAAGGCAAACTCCG ATTCTAGCGATGAGGGGGACGCTATTGAGGTTATTGTTCCGGAGCTTGACGAGAAAGACCAGAAAAGTCTCGAGATTGTTCAGATACTCATTGAAG ATGGGGATGTAGATAAACTCAAAGTAGACCAATGTAAAGTTTACTTGAGGAAGAATGGGCTAAGATTGACCGGCACTAAGGAGACTCTAATTAAGAGGATAAAGGAGCACTTACA AATTACAAATGGTGGAGGTGAGAAGAAATATCCACCCTCTAGCTTTGTGATAAACTGTAAAG GGGATGCATGCATTGGTGATGTGGTGATGTTTCAACAGAATGTTTATTATGATCA GTTCAACCTTGCATCACGGAGTGCTAGCGGTCCACCAATTGGCAAGAGAATTGTCACGGGTCGCATTATCAAGGAAAGCTATGGTTCTGCTAAGCAACAACACACATTCACA ATAGAAGTTCTTTGGAGCAAAGGAGAAAAGCCGCTGCCTCCTCTTCATCCTTTGCTCATTAAAGGTCGAAATCTTTATCGGTTCGACACTATGAGACAG AGATGGGAGGATGAAGCagaaagacaaaaaaatttgatggaAAAGCACTCTAGAGGTTCTTTAGCAAGATCTGATAGGGAAGCACGACTACGGGAGAAAGAACGGAGGAAAGCATTGAAAGCAGAAAG GTTAGCAatgaaaaagaaggaaaaggttAATTGTGCTCGGTCAGGTTCCACCTTCACAATGAAAAATAACACTATTCGAGCTCCAAAAGCAGGTCCTTTTGTTACTAATTcagacccaaggattccaccTAGAGCATTAGGACTTGTCAGGAACCGAGCGGTACATGCTCATGGTCCTCAAGATCTGGTTATTCTGCAGCATCCACAAGGAGGACAAGATCAAAATCATCATGCTGCCTGGAAGAATCCTGGGATCTCACAGAGCTTTCCTGGAAGAAAGGAAGTTTTGTGCCATAACTATTTGGGAAGCTCCACGCTCTGTCCCAGCAATTCTACTCATATCCAGAACAGGGACAGGCACCCATTGGCGAACGTGAACCAATATCCGAGGATTGGAACACAGGGACGAGTAGAAGCACATAAGAGGCAGTTGTGCCGACACTTCAACAAAGGAAGGTGCCACTTTGGAGATAACTGCAAGTTCTTGCACGAGTAG
- the LOC116210608 gene encoding zinc finger CCCH domain-containing protein 62-like isoform X1, giving the protein METDEPYSGDDISGSDYDSDDSDPSYDILEDAHSRFSNLSVKKKGKLRVCEDSDSSDEGDAIEVIVPELDEKDQKSLEIVQILIEDGDVDKLKVDQCKVYLRKNGLRLTGTKETLIKRIKEHLQITNGGGEKKYPPSSFVINCKGDACIGDVVMFQQNVYYDQFNLASRSASGPPIGKRIVTGRIIKESYGSAKQQHTFTIEVLWSKGEKPLPPLHPLLIKGRNLYRFDTMRQRWEDEAERQKNLMEKHSRGSLARSDREARLREKERRKALKAERLAMKKKEKVNCARSGSTFTMKNNTIRAPKAGPFVTNSDPRIPPRALGLVRNRAVHAHGPQDLVILQHPQGGQDQNHHAAWKNPGISQSFPGRKEVLCHNYLGSSTLCPSNSTHIQNRDRHPLANVNQYPRIGTQGRVEAHKRQLCRHFNKGRCHFGDNCKFLHE; this is encoded by the exons ATGGAAACCGACGAACCTTACAGCGGAGATGACATATCCGGTTCAGATTACGATTCCGACGACAGCGATCCGAGCTACGACATCCTCGAAGATGCTCACTCCAGGTTCTCCAACCTCTCAGTCAAGAAGAAAGGCAAACTCCG AGTTTGTGAGGATTCAGATTCTAGCGATGAGGGGGACGCTATTGAGGTTATTGTTCCGGAGCTTGACGAGAAAGACCAGAAAAGTCTCGAGATTGTTCAGATACTCATTGAAG ATGGGGATGTAGATAAACTCAAAGTAGACCAATGTAAAGTTTACTTGAGGAAGAATGGGCTAAGATTGACCGGCACTAAGGAGACTCTAATTAAGAGGATAAAGGAGCACTTACA AATTACAAATGGTGGAGGTGAGAAGAAATATCCACCCTCTAGCTTTGTGATAAACTGTAAAG GGGATGCATGCATTGGTGATGTGGTGATGTTTCAACAGAATGTTTATTATGATCA GTTCAACCTTGCATCACGGAGTGCTAGCGGTCCACCAATTGGCAAGAGAATTGTCACGGGTCGCATTATCAAGGAAAGCTATGGTTCTGCTAAGCAACAACACACATTCACA ATAGAAGTTCTTTGGAGCAAAGGAGAAAAGCCGCTGCCTCCTCTTCATCCTTTGCTCATTAAAGGTCGAAATCTTTATCGGTTCGACACTATGAGACAG AGATGGGAGGATGAAGCagaaagacaaaaaaatttgatggaAAAGCACTCTAGAGGTTCTTTAGCAAGATCTGATAGGGAAGCACGACTACGGGAGAAAGAACGGAGGAAAGCATTGAAAGCAGAAAG GTTAGCAatgaaaaagaaggaaaaggttAATTGTGCTCGGTCAGGTTCCACCTTCACAATGAAAAATAACACTATTCGAGCTCCAAAAGCAGGTCCTTTTGTTACTAATTcagacccaaggattccaccTAGAGCATTAGGACTTGTCAGGAACCGAGCGGTACATGCTCATGGTCCTCAAGATCTGGTTATTCTGCAGCATCCACAAGGAGGACAAGATCAAAATCATCATGCTGCCTGGAAGAATCCTGGGATCTCACAGAGCTTTCCTGGAAGAAAGGAAGTTTTGTGCCATAACTATTTGGGAAGCTCCACGCTCTGTCCCAGCAATTCTACTCATATCCAGAACAGGGACAGGCACCCATTGGCGAACGTGAACCAATATCCGAGGATTGGAACACAGGGACGAGTAGAAGCACATAAGAGGCAGTTGTGCCGACACTTCAACAAAGGAAGGTGCCACTTTGGAGATAACTGCAAGTTCTTGCACGAGTAG